A genomic window from Xyrauchen texanus isolate HMW12.3.18 chromosome 31, RBS_HiC_50CHRs, whole genome shotgun sequence includes:
- the LOC127625260 gene encoding piggyBac transposable element-derived protein 4-like isoform X1 yields the protein MSAQQALDLLQNINEMESEGEECEVFNGEEERDDGGGVDIESDSDSESDSEIECAGDSFQEVARDGTVWVDQNLGNPRGRAQEANMMREPRGPTSYAKGKITSPLSSLLCLIDSEMWQNIQKYTDAEAGRNNAEKFKLTDDELKAFVGLVYLRGVVGSKSMRLDDFWSKEFGHSFFKETMSRQKFRDIMRYLRFDDKSTRAARLVTDRFAMISEIFDKFVKNSIASYTPGENITVDEQLFPTKARCRFTQYMANKPDKFGIKFWVAADVETKYMLNAHPYLGKDDSRPADQRLSDNVVVRLVEPFLGKGRNVTTGNVFTSLQLANNLLVNKTTIVGTMNKIRREMPRSTHAQSERFSTKVMRAGKVTLTIYQAKPKKNVCILSTMHQTVSTDNGAKKLPNTVSHYNSTKVDVDVMDQMTRQYSVKSGSRRWPIAVFYNVLNLAAINAHILYKQCMNVTISRKQFILELVKELCAHQKMAKAVGVVAQKLTYSSNLFPACQKETMSSRQMFREQNS from the coding sequence ATGTCGGCACAGCAAGCATTGGACTTGCTACAAAATATTAATGAGATGGAATCGGAGGGCGAGGAATGTGAGGTGTTCaatggagaggaggagagagacgaTGGAGGTGGCGTTGATATTGAATCTGATTCAGATTCAGAATCAGACTCTGAAATTGAGTGTGCTGGGGACTCATTCCAAGAGGTTGCAAGAGATGGCACAGTATGGGTTGACCAAAATCTTGGCAACCCTCGGGGTAGAGCCCAAGAGGCCAATATGATGAGAGAACCCCGAGGGCCAACTTCTTATGCCAAGGGCAAAATTACAAGTCCATTGAGCAGCTTACTGTGTTTGATTGACTCAGAAATGTGGCAAAATATACAAAAGTACACTGATGCGGAAGCTGGGCGGAATAATGCTGAAAAGTTCAAACTGACAGATGATGAACTAAAAGCATTTGTTGGTCTCGTTTATTTGAGGGGTGTTGTGGGAAGCAAAAGCATGAGATTGGATGACTTTTGGTCTAAGGAATTTGGACACTCTTTTTTCAAAGAGACAATGTCTCGACAGAAATTCAGAGATATCATGCGCTATCTGCGGTTTGATGACAAGAGCACGAGAGCTGCCCGCCTTGTGACAGATAGATTTGCCATGATATCTGAGATATTTgacaaatttgtgaaaaacagCATTGCTTCATACACACCCGGTGAGAACATAACAGTTGATGAACAACTCTTCCCTACCAAGGCGCGCTGTCGTTTCACGCAGTACATGGCCAATAAACCGGACAAATTTGGCATAAAATTCTGGGTGGCCGCTGATGTTGAAACAAAATACATGCTGAACGCACATCCCTATCTAGGGAAAGACGACAGTAGGCCGGCTGATCAGCGGTTATCTGACAATGTTGTCGTGCGTCTGGTCGAGCCTTTCCTGGGAAAGGGAAGAAATGTAACGACAGGCAATGTCTTCACCTCATTGCAACTGGCAAACAATCTTTTGGTGAACAAAACCACCATTGTTGGCACAATGAATAAAATCAGACGAGAGATGCCCCGAAGTACACATGCACAGTCTGAAAGATTTTCCACCAAGGTAATGAGGGCTGGAAAAGTCACACTCACTATCTACCAGGCAAAgccaaagaaaaatgtatgcatcCTGAGTACAATGCATCAGACAGTTTCAACTGATAATGGCGCAAAGAAACTGCCCAATACAGTTTCCCACTATAATAGCACTAAAGTTGACGTTGATGTAATGGACCAGATGACACGACAGTACTCAGTAAAGAGTGGATCCCGTCGCTGGCCTATAGCTGTGTTTTACAACGTCTTGAACCTGGCTGCAATTAATGCACACATTCTGTACAAACAGTGCATGAACGTAACCATCAGCAGAAAGCAATTTATTCTTGAGCTGGTAAAGGAGCTTTGTGCACATCAAAAAATGGCAAAGGCAGTGGGTGTAGTAGCGCAGAAGCTGACTTATTCCTCTAACCTCTTTCCCGCCTGCCAAAAGGAGACAATGTCAAGTCGGCAGATGTTCAGGGAACAAAACTCTTGA
- the LOC127625260 gene encoding uncharacterized protein LOC127625260 isoform X2, whose amino-acid sequence MMMMCSVKIKVKQEEIKEITTEEQWIDEDDEQQMLETSVKMCSVKLVDCRNLMKMRREPTTEEQQRYEDNDDGISSELMKGRTERRELNKVEEKLQDQEHHDLKTENNFSPNMNPRRSAKNPNSYTQCGKSFITFTFTFMHLADTFIQSDLQCTYYRDNPPQGNLELSALLKDPTVASWWCWGLNPRPSGQ is encoded by the exons atgatgatgatgtgttcAGTGAAGATTAAAGTCAAGCAAGAGGAGATAAAAGAAATCACAACAGAGGAACAATGgattgatgaagatgatgaacagcagatgctggagacatcagtgaagatgtgttcagtgaagctcgtggactgcaggaacctgatgaagatgagaagAGAACCCACAACAGAGGAGCAACAGAGATATGAAGATAATGATGATGGCATTTCTTCAG agctgatgaAAGGGAGAACAGAACGTCGAGAGCTGAATAAAGTGGAGgagaaacttcaggatcaggaacATCATGACTTAAAGACTGAAAATAATTTCTCACCAAATATGAATCCAAGAAGATCAGCCAAAAATCCTAACAGCTacactcagtgtggaaagagtttcattacatttacatttacatttatgcatttggcagacacttttatccaaagtgacttacagtgcacttattacagggacaatcccccccagggcaacctggagttaagtgccttgctcaaggacccaacagtggcatcttggtggtgctggggcttgaacccccgaccttctggtcagtaa